In Brassica rapa cultivar Chiifu-401-42 chromosome A06, CAAS_Brap_v3.01, whole genome shotgun sequence, a single window of DNA contains:
- the LOC103871919 gene encoding cancer-related regulator of actin dynamics homolog → MLQMERITKWDLGSFRTYYSVEPSEKFHEDEYLDGSLVPRLETELRKAQSRIKELDTEKFGSTENIRSFIRDQSISREENTDPLVDYLKKKLSKEREERKRANAENAMLKKKMWDMESSLNRLRRERDTLEKVCEELVTRIDDLKAETRRKWDETEEEMQMLQMAELWREESVRVKLMDAKHSLEEKYEEMNWFVDELEKCLLMARKVGPEEMKLKRVERLIKMARSLEDAANYFEFVSLKDN, encoded by the coding sequence ATGTTGCAGATGGAGAGAATAACTAAGTGGGACTTAGGATCATTCAGAACGTACTACTCCGTTGAACCTAGTGAGAAGTTTCACGAAGACGAGTACCTAGACGGTAGCCTCGTTCCTCGTCTTGAAACCGAGTTACGGAAGGCTCAATCTAGAATCAAAGAGCTTGACACAGAAAAGTTTGGATCCACAGAAAATATTAGATCTTTCATCAGAGACCAAAGTATAAGCCGGGAAGAAAACACTGATCCACTTGTTGATTACTTGAAAAAGAAGTTAAGCAAAGAGAGGGAAGAAAGGAAAAGAGCTAATGCTGAGAATGCTATGTTAAAGAAGAAGATGTGGGATATGGAATCATCACTGAATCGGTTGAGGAGAGAAAGAGACACGCTAGAGAAGGTGTGCGAAGAACTGGTGACGAGGATCGATGATTTGAAGGcagaaacaagaagaaaatgGGATGAGACGGAGGAGGAGATGCAGATGTTGCAAATGGCTGAATTGTGGAGGGAGGAAAGTGTTAGGGTTAAGTTGATGGATGCAAAACATTCCTTGGAGGAAAAGTATGAAGAGATGAATTGGTTTGTTGATGAGTTAGAGAAGTGTTTGTTGATGGCAAGAAAAGTGGGACCTGAGGAGATGAAGTTGAAAAGAGTTGAACGTTTGATTAAGATGGCAAGATCTTTGGAAGATGCAGCCAACTATTTTGAGTTTGTGTCTCTGAAGGATAACTAA
- the LOC103871920 gene encoding uncharacterized protein LOC103871920, whose amino-acid sequence MARVRKLTISQSERYLGSSYSFGDSNGNSVTDESELTEEDVWSHAVDHSPEDTPESFGAWSSRDAVMRNGRVCGGLSLAFEDMSSSPTIVHQIRGGGEVGGGEVGGGGGGGQAQRQLASSAPVNVPDWSKIYRVNSVESIHESEEEEDEESGMMPPHEYLAKSQKRRSRKSGGGASVFEGVGKTLKGRELRRVRDAIWSQTGFYG is encoded by the coding sequence ATGGCAAGGGTTCGAAAGCTGACGATAAGCCAGAGCGAGAGGTACCTTGGGAGCAGCTACAGTTTCGGTGACAGTAACGGAAACTCCGTCACCGACGAATCAGAGCTCACCGAAGAGGACGTCTGGTCACACGCCGTTGATCACAGCCCCGAGGATACGCCCGAATCCTTTGGCGCGTGGAGTTCACGCGATGCGGTGATGAGGAACGGGCGCGTGTGTGGTGGTCTGTCGCTTGCGTTCGAGGACATGTCATCGTCGCCGACGATCGTGCATCAGATACGCGGCGGAGGAGAAGTTGGCGGTGGAGaagtaggaggaggaggaggaggaggacaaGCACAGCGGCAGCTAGCGTCGTCGGCGCCGGTGAACGTGCCGGACTGGAGTAAAATATACCGAGTCAACTCGGTTGAGTCGATACACGAGtcggaggaagaggaggatgaAGAATCCGGGATGATGCCGCCGCACGAGTACCTAGCTAAGAGTCAAAAGCGGCGGAGCAGGAAATCTGGCGGCGGCGCGTCGGTGTTCGAAGGAGTTGGAAAGACTCTCAAAGGGCGAGAACTGAGGCGCGTTCGAGACGCGATTTGGAGCCAAACAGGGTTCTACGGCTAA